In Papaver somniferum cultivar HN1 chromosome 1, ASM357369v1, whole genome shotgun sequence, a genomic segment contains:
- the LOC113306090 gene encoding ABC transporter G family member 9-like — protein sequence MEIKQLKDQTEFDEQEVTSFDKKQTFPVTLKFDNVVYKIKTKNQGFCNRTWINKSKLEEKIILKGVTGEVAPGEMLAMLGPSGSGKTTLLNALGRRLGGDLSGSITYNGRPFSNAMNRRTGFVTQDDKFHPHLTVTETLIFTALLRLPQSFTLEEKIRQAKEVIFQLGLTKCKNNIIGGAFIRGVSGGERKRVSIGQEMLINPSLLFLDEPTSGLDSRSAQQVVSILLELARGGRTVLMSIHQPSMNIFYMFHKILLLSDGNPIYFGKTEKSMEYFSNIGYSISNANTNPADFLLDLAEGVCLGGSDSEKGIMEIKQELVSAYKTNLLDRIKEELLETGNLQLTQFEEQMDEKQFGQWNTSWIQQFLVLLKRDLKERKHESFSSLNVGQILVFSCICGLLWWQSSSTHLQDQMGFLFFYSLFWSVRPFYNSMPTFPEERMMLAKERSSSMYRLSSYFIAKTVADLPMELVLPTVFVIITYWMGGLKPTAEHFFKTLFVILYSALVSQGVGLALGAVVMNIRAALKFGSVIVETFFLASGFYVQNVPKFISWCKYISPTYFTYKLLLASQYKADDLYQCGPNNVTCKIGSYPAIEKIGLGNEAISIIALTVMLVGYRVIAYLALMRIGVAR from the exons ATGGAGATAAAACAGTTGAAGGATCAAACAGAGTTTGATGAGCAAGAAGTAACGTCCTTTGACAAGAAACAAACTTTTCCTGTTACATTGAAG TTTGACAACGTTGTGTACAAGATTAAAACCAAGAACCAAGGATTCTGCAATCGCACATGGATAAACAAATCGAAACTTGAAGAGAAAATTATATTGAAGGGAGTAACAGGTGAAGTAGCACCAGGGGAGATGCTAGCAATGTTAGGCCCCTCTGGTAGTGGCAAAACAACCCTTCTAAATGCTTTGGGACGCCGACTTGGTGGAGACCTAAGCGGAAGCATCACATATAATGGGAGGCCTTTCTCCAATGCTATGAACCGGAGAACCGGTTTCGTTACTCAAGATGATAAATTCCATCCGCACCTTACAGTGACCGAAACACTCATATTTACTGCTCTTTTGCGATTGCCACAATCTTTCACTCTAGAAGAGAAGATTAGGCAGGCCAAGGAAGTGATATTTCAACTTGGATTAACCAAGTGTAAGAACAACATCATCGGTGGAGCATTTATTAGAGGTGTTTCAGGTGGAGAAAGGAAGAGGGTTAGTATAGGACAAGAAATGCTGATCAACCCGAGCCTATTGTTTCTCGATGAACCCACTTCTGGTCTTGATTCGAGGTCAGCTCAGCAAGTCGTTTCTATTTTGTTGGAGCTAGCGAGGGGAGGAAGAACTGTTTTAATGTCGATTCACCAACCTTCTATGAATATATTTTACATGTTTCATAAGATTTTACTGTTATCAGATGGTAATCCGATATACTTCGGGAAGACAGAAAAGTCCAtggagtatttttccaacattgGCTACTCCATATCTAATGCTAATACTAATCCGGCAGATTTCCTTTTGGATCTTGCTGAAG GTGTTTGTCTAGGTGGTTCGGACAGTGAAAAAGGGATAATGGAGATTAAGCAAGAACTTGTCTCTGCTTATAAGACCAATCTGTTGGACAGAATAAAAGAAGAACTTCTGGAAACGGGGAACCTTCAATTAACTCAATTTGAAGAACAAATGGATGAAAAACAGTTCGGTCAATGGAACACATCTTGGATACAACAGTTTTTGGTATTGCTCAAAAGAGATCTCAAAGAGAGGAAGCATGAATCTTTTTCCAGCCTAAATGTCGGTCAGATATTGGTTTTTTCATGTATATGTGGACTGCTCTGGTGGCAATCAAGTTCTACCCATTTACAAGATCAG ATGGggttcttattcttttattcactGTTCTGGAGTGTTCGACCATTTTACAACTCAATGCCTACTTTCCCTGAAGAGAGAATGATGCTTGCTAAGGAGCGCTCATCAAGCATGTACAGACTTTCTTCCTACTTCATTGCAAAAACAGTTGCTGACCTTCCGATGGAACTTGTTCTTCCCACAGTTTTTGTCATAATAACGTACTGGATGGGAGGGTTAAAACCAACAGCGGAGCATTTCTTCAAGACATTGTTTGTTATTCTGTATAGCGCACTGGTTTCTCAAGGCGTTGGGCTAGCACTCGGTGCTGTTGTCATGAATATCAGGGCTGCTTTAAAATTTGGTTCAGTCATAGTTGAGACATTCTTTTTAGCCAGTGGGTTTTACGtgcaaaatgtcccaaaattcatATCATGGTGTAAGTACATTTCTCCTACTTATTTCACTTACAAGCTCTTATTAGCTTCCCAGTACAAGGCTGACGATCTGTATCAGTGCGGCCCAAATAATGTGACATGTAAAATTGGGAGTTACCCTGCTATAGAGAAAATTGGACTTGGGAATGAAGCTATATCTATCATTGCGCTTACTGTAATGCTTGTAGGTTACAGAGTCATTGCTTATCTTGCCCTAATGAGAATTGGAGTCGCCCGTTAA